tttcttttatgAAAGATCTCGAATTTGAAATAACCTAGACGTTCAACCCAATAATTAGTCATATGTTTCTTTTGGTCAATTGAATGGTATTTAGgatgttgcacaaaaaaaaagaatggtatTTAGGATTAACAAAAGTGACATTTATAGATTGATACAAAATCTGGCCCAATAAGATAATGGGATAATAGCCCACTATATTCAGCACTCCAAAATTTACGGCTCTATACCAAAAATTCTACACATTTCATGctcaaatcaaaaccaaaaattctaCACATTTCTGTGCAAGCCCTTCAAAGGACCTTTAAAACCCTATTCACATCAAAAAGAGGCTACAACCACTCGTAGACAAACAAATCACTACGCCAATCAAGATGATCAAAGGCAACATAAGATTGTCATACATGATCAGAACAAAAAACAGTGTAAAATACTAGAATGTAGAACTGTCAAATGGCTTGTCAATTAAGTTTGTCCAACAAGCCATTTGTTCGTATGGACTGTAGTCGGTTAGCGTTATTAAGTACAATAGTTAACTCTTTGATTTATGTTTAGTAGTTTTATTAGAAGGCAAAAGTAAATGAAAACACAACCTAAGATTACACTTGCTTGGGACTCTTATTTAGACGAAAAGAAAGAAAGGCTGAAGAACAAAAGCAAAGTTATAGAAGGAAGAAAAACATAACTGAAGCAAAATACGTTTCGACCACACATAGAAAAAGAAGACTCTTGTACGCTGCATTTTGAAGGAACCTGTCTCCTCAAGAGGAGCGGCGGTGGGGATCGGCTGTGATCGTTCTGGAGGAACGGCGTTTAACCTCCTGATGTCCAGCAGGGATGGTTCCTGATGAACGACGCTCTGTCGTCCTCGTCCGAACTTCCTCACGATTGATCGTTCCCGAAGCACGACGCTCCGAGGTCCGAACCTCCTGATGACTACTTGTAGTGATTGTTCGCGAAGAAGAACGATGCCCCACAGTCCGAACCTCTTGCCTACTTGTAGTGATCTTTCCCGAAGAACGATTCTCCGAGGTCCGAACCTGCTGACGACTTGTAGTGATCGTTCCCGAGGAACGATGCTCCCCCGTCCGGACCTCTTCGCGAGTTGAAGAGATCCTTCTTGAGGAACGGTGCTCCGACGACGTCCGAAACTCTCGTGAAGTGATCGCTCCGGAGGAAAGACGTGTTGTCGTCTGAAAATCCTCACGAACTGCAGTACTGACCACACGCGAGGAGGAACGATGTGCCGTCGTTTGAAAATCTTGACGACGTGCAGTCGTCGCTGTTGACGAAGAACGTCTTTCCGTCATCCGAAGCTCTTCAAAACTTGCGGTTACCTCATGAATTGCAGTTGTCCCACGCGAGGAACGACGCCTATCCGCAGTGATTGATCCCGAAGACGGACGCACCGTTATGCGACGCTCCTCACGACCTAGAGAAATAGTACAAAGGATcaactatcaaatataaaataaatttgtagacgtctctcttctcttcttaccTCCATTCCTGACGGCCCTGGTGGACATCTTATGCTCTGCAAATGGTTTCAAGTGAGCTCTTCGTCTCTTGGTAACAGCTCTTTGATGGTCTAAGAGGGAGGATTCGTATTATATGAAGACTCGTGTAGTGGTGTCCTTCTTTGCTAAGCACATATTATCTACgtcaaccaaacaaaaaaaagaagagaagaagaagaactacaTAAATCTTATCTTACGACATTATTTCCGTTAAGTCTTCGTCAACGAAAAATATACGTTTAAGTTTTGTTGAGACGTGCTTTTCAAAGTTATCTTTCataaataaatgaaacaaaaatcgAATAAACAAACATacacatacacatatatatacatgaagTGCTGAGTGAAAATCTGATTCGTTCTCGCATTATAATTtgctacaaaataatatatgcgATTATGTATGTTGTTTTATATGCCAACAAGTCATTAAAATTAGGTTGCAGCATTTTGGACGTATAAGCCTTTTTCCTTGCAACAAGACTTAACTATAGCCGTCTTCCAACACTAATCGATATATCAATTATAATATTCTTCAACGCAATCGACCGTTTCATGATTTTTCTTGGATTCACACACCTTACTATTATGGGACCATTTTGTTGGTTTATTCCTCATTGCGCTCATGATTTTTAACGTCTATAGTTGGTAGTGCTCATCTACACTAATGTTGCAACGCATTCCTTTTATTACTTAAAGTAAGTAATTTAGATGTTCAACTTATAACAAACTCTTAGGGTTGAGttttatcacaaaaatttcCCAGTCTAAACGATTTTCGAGGCCATCTTTATCGCTCTTCTTTTAGCGTTTCTTAAGTGGGAGAGGACCCACAAATACTTAAAAACGTTTCCAAAAGTTTCAAAATAAGAGACGGTGATTGCTTGGTTTTTCAAATGTTTGCGGGTCTCACTGATACGTGGTGGTCTGCGATTGGtctattttcaaatttctttttttgaattagataaaaaaataaaaaataaaaaaaggaaaataagaaCTCTAGTAGGGGTTTAGGGATAAAGATGCCTTCCTTATGTGGAATAGTGATGAAAATATGAAATAGCGGATAAAAGAGCCCCCACCCCCTCCTTTTTCCCTCCTTTAGTCTGAACAAAAGTCAAAAATGTATGCTTTTTGTGGTTGTAGCCTTGTGGAGGACTTTTGAGCATACACGGTTATTgcattttactttatatttatttatgaaatatctacACGCAGATAGTCTC
This genomic stretch from Brassica napus cultivar Da-Ae unplaced genomic scaffold, Da-Ae ScsIHWf_182;HRSCAF=326, whole genome shotgun sequence harbors:
- the LOC106430003 gene encoding uncharacterized protein LOC106430003, translating into MSTRAVRNGGREERRITVRPSSGSITADRRRSSRGTTAIHEVTASFEELRMTERRSSSTATTARRQDFQTTAHRSSSRVVSTAVREDFQTTTRLSSGAITSREFRTSSEHRSSRRISSTREEVRTGEHRSSGTITTSRQQVRTSENRSSGKITTSRQEVRTVGHRSSSRTITTSSHQEVRTSERRASGTINREEVRTRTTERRSSGTIPAGHQEVKRRSSRTITADPHRRSS